In Phyllopteryx taeniolatus isolate TA_2022b chromosome 1, UOR_Ptae_1.2, whole genome shotgun sequence, the following proteins share a genomic window:
- the LOC133489163 gene encoding SLIT and NTRK-like protein 1 has translation MLLWVVLLNAALCVASGNVTRDVCEEQICSCTEVEGDVHIGCEKRSFTTLQHLTGPSSHFYHLLLHGNSLSRLFPNEFANFYNAVSLHLENNGLHDIVPGAFLGLQLVKRLHINNNKIRSFRKSTFLGLDDLEYLQADFNLLREIDPAVFRDLNKLEVLILNDNLISALPINVFQHVPITHLDLRGNRIKTLPYEGILEQIPGIVEVLLEDNPWDCNCDLVSLKEWLENIPPNALIGRVICEAPTRLQGSDLNETSEAELCPSQSGGADTSLVAPPTQDETSGPVAHGGGSRPTPYKPSADASGPPTPGSHGAKSRSKSRENWQLKTKPTPGPTGVSRATEQRHNGTCPQPCNCKLVGSRQGLGVNCEGKKIESLSNLKPRPVDAHELNMRDNNIHAVKKNQLLSYTSLNLFDLGGNNIKVIDNSTFQNQTELRWLYMDKNYLDSLMAEMFVGLINLEYLSLEYNNIQLIVAGAFSPMPNLRVLFLNNNLLKSLPVDAFLGISLSKISLHNNYFSYLPVPGVLDQLNSIIQIDLHGNPWDCSCNIVPFKEWTERLGADVIVSDLKCESPEEFWKRDFRYVRNDLMCSRLYERIPPPTSLSKNSTFTLDSGTRSNSYIEPNRVSISVLVPGLLLVFVTSAFTVVGMLVFILRNRKRSKRRDGNSSASEINSLQTVCDSSYWHSGAYHADAGSHRGFDCTTHLSTTNDA, from the coding sequence ATGCTGCTTTGGGTTGTCCTGCTGAACGCGGCTCTTTGTGTTGCCAGTGGGAACGTGACAAGGGACGTGTGTGAGGAGCAGATATGCTCGTGCACAGAGGTCGAGGGAGACGTGCATATCGGCTGCGAAAAAAGAAGCTTCACCACGCTGCAGCACCTCACCGGGCCCAGCTCGCATTTTTACCACTTGCTGCTGCACGGCAACTCTCTTTCCAGGCTCTTCCCCAACGAGTTCGCCAACTTTTACAATGCCGTCAGCTTGCATTTGGAGAACAATGGACTGCACGACATTGTCCCGGGTGCCTTTTTGGGACTGCAGCTGGTCAAAAGACTgcacattaacaacaacaagatCCGCTCCTTCAGGAAGAGTACATTTCTGGGCTTGGACGACTTGGAATACCTCCAAGCTGATTTTAATCTATTGAGGGAAATTGACCCGGCTGTGTTCAGGGACCTTAATAAACTTGAAGTGTTAATACTTAATGACAACCTCATCAGTGCGCTACCCATAAACGTGTTCCAACATGTGCCCATTACGCATCTCGACCTGCGGGGGAACAGAATCAAAACGTTGCCTTATGAAGGGATCCTTGAGCAGATCCCTGGCATTGTGGAGGTTCTGCTCGAAGACAACCCATGGGACTGTAACTGTGACCTGGTTTCCCTCAAAGAATGGTTGGAGAATATACCGCCCAACGCACTCATTGGGAGGGTGATCTGCGAGGCTCCCACCAGGCTGCAAGGGAGCGACCTGAACGAGACGTCTGAAGCGGAGCTGTGCCCTTCACAGAGCGGCGGAGCAGACACCAGCCTGGTGGCCCCTCCCACACAGGATGAGACCTCAGGTCCCGTGGCACACGGTGGCGGCTCACGCCCAACGCCTTACAAGCCCAGCGCAGATGCCAGTGGGCCACCGACGCCTGGCAGTCACGGAGCCAAGAGCCGTTCCAAATCACGTGAGAACTGGCAGCTTAAGACCAAACCCACACCAGGGCCCACAGGTGTGAGCAGGGCCACAGAGCAGCGTCACAACGGCACCTGCCCGCAGCCGTGCAACTGCAAGCTGGTTGGCTCAAGGCAGGGGCTGGGGGTCAACTGTGAGGGTAAAAAGATCGAGAGCTTATCTAACCTGAAGCCGAGGCCGGTGGACGCCCACGAACTGAACATGCGAGACAACAACATCCACGCGGTGAAAAAGAACCAGCTGCTCAGTTACACGAGCCTCAACCTGTTCGATCTCGGTGGGAACAACATCAAAGTGATTGACAACAGCACTTTCCAGAACCAGACAGAGCTGAGGTGGCTGTACATGGATAAGAATTATCTGGATTCGCTCATGGCAGAGATGTTCGTGGGCCTCATCAACCTGGAATATCTCAGTTTGGAATATAACAACATCCAGCTGATAGTAGCGGGCGCGTTTAGCCCCATGCCGAACCTGAGGGTTCTGTTTCTCAATAACAACTTGCTGAAGTCTTTGCCAGTGGATGCGTTCCTCGGGATTTCTTTGTCCAAAATAAGCCTGCATAATAATTACTTCTCCTATCTGCCTGTGCCGGGCGTGTTGGACCAGCTCAACTCCATCATTCAGATTGATTTGCACGGGAATCCGTGGGATTGCTCCTGTAACATCGTGCCCTTCAAAGAGTGGACAGAGAGACTCGGTGCTGACGTCATCGTGAGCGATCTCAAGTGCGAGTCGCCTGAAGAGTTCTGGAAACGCGACTTCCGCTACGTGCGGAACGACCTCATGTGTTCCAGACTCTACGAGCGGATCCCTCCTCCCACCTCCCTGTCCAAAAACAGCACTTTCACGCTGGACTCGGGCACGCGCTCAAACTCTTACATTGAGCCCAATCGGGTCTCCATTTCGGTGCTCGTCCCCGGGTTGCTGCTGGTGTTTGTCACGTCCGCTTTCACTGTAGTGGGCATGCTCGTCTTCATACTGCGGAACCGCAAGCGGTCCAAACGGCGGGACGGGAACTCGTCTGCCTCTGAGATCAACTCCCTGCAGACGGTGTGCGACTCATCATACTGGCACAGTGGGGCCTACCACGCAGATGCGGGCTCGCACCGGGGCTTTGACTGTACCACGCACCTCTCCACGACAAACGATGCGTAA